A single window of Kitasatospora sp. HUAS MG31 DNA harbors:
- a CDS encoding DUF2933 domain-containing protein, protein MRNNRNYGLYAIAVAIAVVGALALGVPVGTLALLGIVAVCPLMMFFMMRGMHGMGDDDRRRHDTDDRDPFRKRDDHHDHPLPR, encoded by the coding sequence ATGAGGAACAACAGGAACTACGGCTTGTACGCGATCGCGGTCGCCATCGCCGTCGTCGGCGCTCTCGCCCTCGGCGTCCCGGTCGGCACCCTCGCCCTGCTCGGCATCGTCGCCGTCTGCCCGCTGATGATGTTCTTCATGATGCGTGGCATGCACGGCATGGGTGACGACGACCGGCGCCGCCACGACACCGACGACCGCGACCCGTTCCGCAAACGGGACGACCACCACGACCACCCTCTCCCCCGGTGA